The Streptomyces sp. SS1-1 genome has a segment encoding these proteins:
- the egtB gene encoding ergothioneine biosynthesis protein EgtB translates to MTDPALDAETLRERALTTLTTARARTTLLTSCVDEPDLTAQHSPLMSPLVWDLAHIGNQEEQWLLRAVAGRDAMRPEIDGLYDAFEHPRSERPSLPLLPPAEARAYASEVRGRVLDLLEGTAFHGTRLTEAGFAFGMIAQHEQQHDETMLITHQLRRGPQALTAPDPDPAPPFTGPSEVLVPGGPFTMGTSTEPWALDNERPAHRREVASFHIDTTPVTNGAYQAFIDDGGYDDERWWTKEGWAHIRQHGIHAPLFWHRDGRQWLRRRFGVTEAVPPDEPVLHVCWYEADAYARWAGRRLPTEAEWEKAARHDPVSGRSTRYPWGDADPAPRHANLGQRHLRPAPAGSYPEGESPLGVRQLIGDVWEWTASDFLPYPGFQAFPYKEYSEVFFGPEYKVLRGGSFAVDAVACRGTFRNWDYPIRRQIFSGFRTARSAEGA, encoded by the coding sequence ATGACCGACCCCGCCCTCGACGCCGAGACGCTCCGCGAGCGGGCCCTCACCACCCTGACCACGGCCCGTGCCCGCACGACCCTGCTGACCAGCTGCGTCGACGAACCGGACCTGACCGCCCAGCACTCCCCGCTGATGTCCCCGCTGGTCTGGGACCTCGCCCACATCGGCAACCAGGAGGAGCAGTGGCTGCTCCGCGCGGTCGCCGGACGGGACGCGATGCGCCCCGAGATCGACGGCCTGTACGACGCCTTCGAGCACCCCCGCTCCGAGCGCCCCTCGCTGCCGCTGCTGCCTCCGGCCGAGGCCCGGGCGTACGCGTCCGAGGTGCGCGGCCGGGTCCTGGACCTGCTGGAGGGCACCGCGTTCCACGGGACGCGGCTGACCGAGGCCGGCTTCGCGTTCGGCATGATCGCCCAGCATGAACAGCAGCACGACGAGACGATGCTGATCACGCATCAGCTCCGCAGGGGCCCCCAGGCCCTGACCGCCCCCGACCCGGACCCGGCGCCCCCGTTCACCGGGCCGTCCGAAGTCCTGGTGCCCGGCGGCCCGTTCACCATGGGCACGTCCACCGAGCCGTGGGCGCTGGACAACGAACGCCCCGCGCACCGGCGCGAGGTGGCGTCCTTCCACATCGACACCACGCCCGTGACGAACGGCGCCTACCAGGCGTTCATCGACGACGGCGGCTACGACGACGAGCGCTGGTGGACGAAGGAGGGCTGGGCGCACATCCGGCAGCACGGCATCCACGCCCCGCTGTTCTGGCACCGGGACGGCCGGCAGTGGCTGCGGCGGCGCTTCGGCGTCACCGAGGCCGTACCGCCCGACGAGCCGGTGCTGCACGTGTGCTGGTACGAGGCCGACGCCTACGCCCGCTGGGCCGGACGGCGGCTGCCCACCGAGGCGGAGTGGGAGAAGGCCGCCCGCCACGACCCGGTGTCCGGCCGCTCGACGCGCTACCCGTGGGGCGACGCCGACCCGGCCCCCCGGCACGCCAACCTGGGCCAGCGCCATCTGCGGCCGGCCCCGGCGGGCAGCTACCCGGAGGGCGAGTCGCCGCTCGGCGTACGGCAGTTGATCGGTGACGTGTGGGAGTGGACGGCGAGCGACTTCCTGCCGTACCCCGGCTTCCAGGCGTTCCCGTACAAGGAGTACTCGGAGGTGTTCTTCGGGCCGGAGTACAAGGTGCTGCGCGGCGGGTCCTTCGCGGTGGACGCGGTGGCCTGCCGGGGCACGTTCCGCAACTGGGACTATCCGATCCGGCGGCAGATCTTCTCCGGGTTCCGCACCGCGCGTTCCGCCGAGGGCGCCTGA